The Petrocella atlantisensis genome has a window encoding:
- a CDS encoding GH36-type glycosyl hydrolase domain-containing protein, which yields MNLDNEYEFFNGFGGFVKDGSEYEILLEGKNKPPAPWINVIANKNFGFHISESGAGFTWATNSRENKITPWSNDPVSDKASEAIYIKDEISGKVMTPTSLGKTDRGTYLVRHGFGYSKFYHEEESIEQELTVFTPLDEPIKIWELKLTNHSDRERFMGLTYYVEWVLGTEREQTNPYILTEYNNEHEYLSAKSIYNYHFRKHNAFMFTSEMIIGYTGDRHEFLGRKGSILNPEGLDIKLSNNTGVSYDSCGAIQVSISMKPNESKTIIFGLGQSVHLEEISKLRYKYKDLRKATKELKRVNDYWEEMLGTIQVKTNDRAIDIMVNGWLLYQTISCRINARAAFYQCGGAYGFRDQLQDALSLLITDPTALKNQILIACSRQFEEGDVQHWWHMPMGVGVRTKITDDLLWLPYATSAYIRSTGDYTILKEKVHYIKGPLLEEGQHEAMVTAEKSEISASIYEHCKLTILHTEFGKHGLPLMGGGDWNDGMNMVGIEGTGESVWLAWFLYTVLGDFIPLCHHEGDIESGEQFEEMRKTLLTNIESHSWDGDWYLRAFYDDYSKLGSKENAECRIDSISQSWSVISKGAQKDRAEVAMQSAVRYLVREEDGISLLLAPPFDKTDKNPGYIKNYYPGIRENGGQYTHAAVWLAIASTMIRDYSLADTLFTILNPIHITSSKRESLKYEKEPYVMIADISLSAPYTGRGGWSWYTGSAGWMYQGLVHWFLGIRKEEDELIIDPTTPTSFGDFTITYKYKTTVYEIQVESRSKGVMVAEGLLLDGEKIEGNRIKLSDDGKIHVVIV from the coding sequence TTGAATCTTGACAATGAATATGAATTTTTTAATGGTTTTGGTGGGTTTGTAAAAGATGGAAGTGAATATGAGATACTTCTTGAAGGTAAAAATAAGCCACCAGCGCCTTGGATTAATGTAATTGCAAACAAAAACTTCGGATTTCATATATCGGAGTCTGGTGCTGGATTCACTTGGGCAACGAATAGCAGGGAGAATAAGATAACACCCTGGTCCAATGATCCTGTCAGTGACAAAGCATCAGAAGCCATATATATAAAAGATGAAATAAGCGGAAAGGTAATGACACCCACCTCTTTAGGTAAAACGGACAGGGGAACTTATTTGGTTCGACACGGCTTTGGTTACTCAAAGTTTTATCATGAGGAGGAAAGTATTGAACAGGAGCTAACAGTGTTCACACCATTGGATGAACCTATTAAGATTTGGGAATTAAAACTTACAAATCATTCTGATAGAGAAAGGTTTATGGGTCTTACCTATTACGTAGAGTGGGTTCTTGGAACTGAAAGAGAGCAAACCAATCCCTATATCTTAACAGAATATAACAATGAGCATGAATACTTGAGTGCAAAAAGTATTTATAACTATCATTTTCGCAAACACAACGCCTTTATGTTTACAAGTGAGATGATTATAGGGTATACAGGTGATCGCCATGAATTTTTAGGTCGAAAAGGTTCGATATTGAATCCGGAAGGTCTCGACATCAAATTATCCAACAACACCGGTGTGTCTTACGACTCCTGTGGTGCTATTCAAGTATCCATTTCAATGAAGCCAAATGAGAGTAAAACCATCATTTTTGGGCTAGGACAAAGTGTTCATCTTGAAGAAATCAGCAAACTAAGATATAAGTATAAAGATTTAAGAAAAGCTACAAAGGAACTAAAACGCGTAAATGATTACTGGGAAGAGATGCTTGGTACGATTCAAGTCAAGACAAATGATCGGGCGATTGACATTATGGTCAACGGTTGGCTATTATATCAAACAATATCTTGTAGAATTAATGCAAGAGCTGCCTTTTATCAGTGTGGTGGTGCTTATGGATTTAGAGATCAACTTCAAGATGCACTTTCTCTTTTGATTACGGATCCAACAGCACTAAAAAATCAAATCTTAATTGCTTGTAGTCGGCAGTTTGAGGAGGGTGATGTTCAACATTGGTGGCATATGCCCATGGGTGTAGGTGTTCGCACGAAAATAACGGATGATTTATTATGGTTACCCTATGCAACCTCGGCTTATATTCGTAGTACAGGTGATTATACGATCTTAAAAGAAAAAGTGCATTATATCAAAGGTCCTTTACTCGAAGAAGGTCAGCATGAAGCCATGGTTACAGCTGAAAAATCGGAGATTTCCGCCAGTATTTATGAACATTGTAAACTTACAATTCTTCATACAGAGTTTGGCAAGCATGGACTTCCCTTAATGGGCGGTGGTGATTGGAATGATGGTATGAACATGGTAGGTATAGAAGGAACAGGAGAAAGTGTCTGGTTAGCCTGGTTTCTATATACTGTATTAGGTGATTTTATACCCCTTTGTCATCATGAAGGGGATATTGAAAGTGGAGAACAATTTGAGGAAATGAGAAAGACACTACTTACAAATATCGAGTCCCATTCATGGGATGGCGATTGGTACCTTAGAGCCTTTTATGATGATTATAGTAAGTTGGGTTCAAAAGAAAACGCTGAATGCCGAATTGACTCTATCAGTCAGTCTTGGAGTGTGATATCAAAAGGTGCACAGAAAGATAGGGCTGAAGTTGCAATGCAATCAGCTGTACGATATCTGGTCAGAGAAGAAGACGGTATTTCCCTACTACTTGCACCACCGTTTGATAAAACTGACAAAAACCCGGGGTATATCAAAAATTACTACCCAGGGATTAGGGAAAATGGAGGTCAGTATACCCATGCAGCGGTGTGGCTGGCTATTGCCAGTACGATGATCCGTGATTACAGTCTGGCGGATACACTTTTTACCATACTCAATCCGATCCATATCACTTCGAGTAAGAGAGAGTCACTCAAGTATGAAAAAGAACCTTACGTTATGATTGCTGACATTTCTCTAAGCGCGCCTTATACAGGTAGGGGTGGATGGAGCTGGTATACGGGTTCAGCGGGTTGGATGTATCAAGGATTGGTTCATTGGTTTTTGGGTATTAGAAAAGAAGAGGATGAGCTGATCATCGATCCGACAACGCCTACAAGTTTTGGAGATTTTACTATAACATATAAATATAAAACGACGGTTTATGAAATACAAGTAGAAAGCCGAAGTAAAGGGGTTATGGTGGCTGAAGGACTCCTCCTTGACGGAGAGAAGATTGAAGGTAATAGGATTAAATTATCAGATGATGGAAAAATTCATGTGGTGATTGTCTAA
- a CDS encoding glucoamylase family protein, whose amino-acid sequence MVLNIIGTISSFLLNRSVGFNRALVAILLIGVMIFLYVRYIHIRKRAILPIEPIGMDDILGPVEWEQQMLDLAKNHQNVKLMRYNFVLGDYNQIAYKKLNQIRSSISEISSDLIALIPAARWLFDNYQMLYREIKKVRTRGTNYEILPILRSKEYHGYPRIYVVAKKMVAISGGHLNEENISIMLQAYQKEIHLLDKELWVLPEMIGFCLLESIIEVAEEVVSIVKIKAKAEKFVKEKLGVQPGVIDIASFLSEVDADCRKNFSFHAHVIYQLKNMSFEEESIQRYVAHHYKSKSANKRIKPSKVFLEESKLESYLESDIRALIVSLKGISEVDEEKFFEAFSLLESILINDPDGVYAKMDSASKGMYRGIIVKLSLKHHIEEGVIAEYALELAKAGREDLNCPHHVGTYLIGKGYPLLKAKVLNKKAPENLEKKQNIKGISYFITGFLLVVSISVFVIFMMKRFGLVEDINIYVIVLVVGLPMLTGIAIELTNHIFTRRMAVAKIPSLDYLEEIPDHSRTFLVMPVLVSSKSQCIEYLERLEKHYLANRQDNLYFGLLADFEDAPEKVMPKDEILEKALIKKINALNVLYPSTHQRFSLFIRERQWNKSENCYMGWERKRGKLEEFNNLLSGIKKEDTSFTTLLCEEALLETFKYVITLDADSNLIRDNASKLVGLIDHPLNQPVIDPVSKRVKEGYAIIQPSIGNHIVDKKSSRFPEVFGGQTGLANYSSIQSDIYQDVFNEGVYTGKGIYHVEAFHLILNKIIPDNSVLSHDLLESCYVKTAFSSSVKIMDTFPSSVLSFVKREHRWIRGDWQLLPWLFKRKPKNGISLNVISKWKILDNLRRSIVPVSKTLFIIINLAIMPKVFYLWLPLVFFSDILNFASLLYAIISQKINRPQFTIVYKGLFKEIMLMFERALMELVITPYRAQIATDAIMRTVFRVLISQEKMLRWNTSENEDASVVNTLRGYFFNMFSAIIAAMVLVGLLIVQTVHPVAIAIYGALALAWGMSFWMAYRMSQPREERFIKGALEDRELLLETARRTWLFFKDHATKDNNYLCPDNYQYAPKEKLSNKTSPTNIGLQLLATLSARDFGFETLSTMIAHEERLLETIGTLPKWKGHLYNWYNTSTLEILHPDYISTVDSGNFFGHLIALKNGIIEQLDTPIFTTHLISELRHTLKTSQTNMLLKDDYGTIGEFSADLSDIRALIKSNEQKLGEGSHRIGEVLSSLDIIINEVEVFNLEDIPFLDCPTLGQLALEDNDAAKDMVSRIKVVSHTIDSMLKEAEFRFLYNEKRLLFLIGYHVSSQTKDAGCYDLMASESSLTSFIAIARGEVPLKHWSKLGRPFTMIDGLPCFVSWSGTMFEYLMPNLVMKEYDGSVYAETSKAAVLQHINYAKHMSIPWGISESQYYRFDLDANYQYKAFGIPKLRLQPALKEPLVVAPYATFLALEYASEEAMSNLRRMSDLGAFSTYGYYEAIDFNGPDPEYETPYCIVRSFMAHHQGMNLVAINNFLNNGIMRTRFHAEAMVKATEVLLEEKRQSHFISIAKRGYTIKIRKMELEEDVLSNRYVNSVAPEIAVVRYFSNNNYSLMITSDGDGFSSYNDMMLYRWRSDLYANTGNYIYIKDMNKNSVWSTTYNPTKKEPEDYEAIFHPHKAEFKRTDGDIITHTEVSLSPNYNLEIRKVTLTNNGKDLKQLELTSYMEVVGDRFLAELSHPAFNKLFIESEYIEEHGIFLSRRRSNKEGNNPYLMHMVKTDVNLSKNVAYENDRLKFIGRNNTLMNPVTVVDSILLSNSTGFCNDPIMSLRVNIALAEGESTSVSFITGVSKSKEEAIAISDELSIDYRIDDMFEKFRLQSAIELKYLDISRKQLNAFQDLISPLFYPSGYYRGPAENIRRNWKNQSFLWKFGVSGDNPIMLLTVKSIEAASVVRDVLKAYEYLRINQVKVDLIILSEAKHGYIQELHDLLNDMTSSLRIYDESRDRPSLFILHSNQVIPAELDLLFTVARVVFNEKTGIYFRNIKETLKEIIEEVVEI is encoded by the coding sequence ATGGTATTAAATATAATAGGAACAATAAGTAGTTTTTTACTGAATAGATCGGTTGGTTTTAATAGGGCATTGGTTGCAATTCTTCTTATAGGTGTCATGATTTTTCTTTATGTCAGGTACATCCATATAAGAAAGAGGGCTATTTTGCCCATTGAACCTATTGGGATGGATGACATACTTGGACCGGTTGAGTGGGAACAGCAAATGCTAGATCTGGCGAAGAATCACCAAAATGTCAAGTTGATGCGCTATAATTTTGTACTTGGGGATTATAATCAAATTGCATATAAAAAATTAAACCAAATACGTAGCAGTATTTCTGAAATATCTTCTGATTTAATCGCCTTAATTCCTGCGGCGCGTTGGTTGTTTGACAACTACCAAATGTTATACAGAGAAATAAAAAAGGTCAGAACGAGAGGTACAAATTATGAGATCCTACCGATACTTAGATCAAAAGAGTATCATGGCTATCCGAGGATCTATGTTGTGGCGAAAAAAATGGTGGCCATTTCCGGTGGGCATTTAAACGAAGAAAATATTTCCATCATGCTTCAAGCCTATCAAAAAGAGATACACTTACTGGATAAAGAGTTATGGGTACTACCGGAGATGATTGGATTTTGCTTACTAGAAAGTATTATAGAAGTAGCAGAAGAAGTTGTGAGTATCGTAAAGATAAAGGCCAAAGCAGAAAAATTTGTTAAGGAAAAGCTAGGGGTACAACCTGGTGTTATCGATATTGCTTCCTTTCTTAGTGAAGTTGATGCGGACTGCAGAAAAAACTTCTCTTTTCATGCCCATGTCATATACCAATTAAAGAACATGTCATTTGAGGAAGAATCCATTCAGCGTTATGTGGCCCATCACTATAAATCCAAATCAGCTAATAAGCGCATTAAGCCCTCCAAGGTATTTCTTGAAGAAAGTAAATTAGAATCCTACTTGGAGTCTGATATTCGTGCGCTTATTGTGAGTCTCAAAGGCATTAGCGAAGTAGATGAAGAAAAGTTTTTTGAGGCTTTCTCACTCCTTGAAAGTATCCTAATAAATGATCCTGATGGTGTATATGCCAAAATGGATTCCGCAAGTAAGGGTATGTACAGAGGGATTATTGTAAAACTATCTCTTAAACATCATATTGAAGAAGGTGTAATAGCAGAATATGCTCTAGAACTGGCCAAAGCAGGTAGAGAGGACCTTAATTGTCCCCATCATGTGGGCACCTATCTTATAGGGAAGGGATACCCCCTCCTTAAAGCAAAAGTATTAAATAAAAAAGCACCGGAAAATCTAGAAAAGAAACAGAATATAAAAGGCATCAGTTATTTTATAACCGGCTTCTTGCTTGTTGTTTCTATATCTGTTTTTGTAATATTTATGATGAAGCGTTTTGGGTTAGTTGAGGATATCAATATATATGTGATCGTTTTGGTCGTTGGGTTACCGATGTTGACAGGAATTGCTATAGAGTTAACCAATCATATCTTTACAAGGCGGATGGCTGTAGCAAAGATTCCTTCTTTAGATTATCTAGAAGAAATTCCGGATCACTCCAGAACATTTTTAGTCATGCCTGTACTTGTTTCATCAAAATCTCAATGTATCGAGTATCTTGAAAGGCTAGAAAAGCATTATTTAGCTAATCGACAAGATAATCTCTACTTTGGACTTTTAGCCGATTTTGAGGATGCACCTGAAAAAGTTATGCCAAAAGACGAGATTCTTGAGAAAGCTCTTATAAAAAAAATCAATGCACTAAATGTGCTTTACCCATCAACTCATCAACGATTTTCTCTGTTTATAAGAGAAAGGCAATGGAACAAGTCGGAAAATTGCTATATGGGTTGGGAAAGAAAAAGAGGGAAGCTGGAGGAATTTAATAATCTCTTAAGTGGCATTAAGAAGGAAGATACAAGCTTTACGACATTATTATGCGAGGAAGCCTTATTAGAAACTTTCAAATATGTCATCACTTTAGATGCGGACTCTAATCTGATTAGGGATAATGCGTCAAAACTCGTGGGTCTTATTGACCATCCCCTCAATCAGCCGGTTATAGATCCGGTTAGTAAGAGGGTGAAAGAAGGGTATGCCATCATACAGCCTTCGATTGGTAATCATATAGTTGATAAAAAAAGCAGTCGCTTTCCTGAAGTGTTTGGAGGCCAAACAGGGCTAGCAAACTATTCATCTATTCAATCTGATATATATCAAGATGTGTTTAACGAAGGCGTCTATACAGGTAAAGGCATTTATCACGTGGAGGCTTTTCACTTAATCTTAAATAAAATAATACCGGACAATAGTGTGCTCAGTCATGACCTCTTAGAAAGTTGCTATGTCAAAACAGCTTTCTCAAGTTCGGTAAAAATCATGGATACATTTCCAAGTAGTGTGCTTTCATTTGTAAAAAGAGAGCACAGGTGGATTCGAGGCGATTGGCAACTGTTACCTTGGTTGTTTAAAAGGAAGCCAAAAAATGGCATTAGCTTAAACGTAATATCCAAATGGAAAATATTAGATAATTTAAGACGTAGCATAGTCCCTGTATCCAAAACACTTTTCATTATCATAAATTTAGCTATTATGCCTAAGGTTTTTTATTTGTGGCTACCCTTAGTTTTCTTTTCTGACATACTTAATTTCGCATCTCTACTATACGCAATAATTTCACAAAAAATCAATAGACCTCAGTTTACCATTGTCTATAAGGGTTTATTTAAAGAGATCATGTTAATGTTTGAAAGAGCACTTATGGAGCTTGTTATTACACCATACAGGGCTCAGATAGCTACAGATGCAATCATGAGAACAGTTTTTAGAGTGCTCATCAGTCAAGAAAAAATGCTGAGGTGGAATACATCAGAAAATGAAGATGCTTCAGTTGTAAATACATTAAGAGGTTATTTCTTTAATATGTTTAGTGCGATTATTGCGGCTATGGTTTTAGTGGGACTATTAATAGTGCAGACAGTTCATCCGGTAGCTATAGCCATCTACGGTGCCTTAGCACTTGCTTGGGGTATGTCCTTTTGGATGGCCTATCGTATGAGCCAACCAAGAGAAGAACGATTCATAAAAGGCGCGTTAGAAGATAGGGAACTTCTTCTAGAGACAGCTCGAAGAACCTGGCTTTTTTTCAAAGATCATGCAACAAAAGACAATAACTATTTATGTCCGGATAATTATCAGTATGCACCTAAAGAAAAGCTATCTAACAAAACCTCTCCAACAAATATTGGTCTTCAACTCCTAGCTACGCTTTCTGCAAGAGACTTTGGCTTTGAGACTTTAAGTACCATGATTGCCCATGAAGAAAGATTATTGGAGACTATAGGCACTCTGCCGAAGTGGAAAGGTCATCTTTATAACTGGTATAACACAAGCACCCTTGAAATATTACACCCGGATTATATATCTACGGTAGATAGTGGAAACTTTTTTGGGCACCTTATAGCCCTAAAAAACGGTATTATAGAACAACTAGATACACCTATTTTTACGACACATCTAATCTCGGAGCTTAGACACACATTAAAAACGAGTCAAACAAATATGTTATTAAAAGATGATTACGGTACAATTGGAGAATTCTCGGCAGATCTTTCGGATATAAGAGCGCTTATAAAAAGCAATGAACAGAAATTGGGTGAGGGTTCTCATAGAATAGGAGAAGTCCTAAGTAGTTTAGATATAATCATAAACGAGGTAGAAGTATTTAACTTAGAAGATATTCCCTTCTTGGACTGCCCTACCTTAGGACAGCTAGCACTAGAAGATAATGACGCTGCAAAGGATATGGTTAGTAGAATAAAAGTGGTTAGCCACACAATAGATTCTATGCTTAAAGAAGCTGAGTTTAGATTTTTATACAATGAAAAACGATTACTATTTCTTATCGGTTATCATGTATCATCTCAAACAAAAGATGCCGGTTGTTACGACTTGATGGCTTCAGAATCATCACTAACGAGTTTTATAGCCATAGCCAGGGGCGAGGTGCCATTAAAACATTGGAGCAAGTTGGGCCGCCCCTTTACCATGATCGATGGCTTACCTTGCTTTGTATCTTGGAGCGGCACGATGTTTGAATACCTTATGCCAAACCTAGTCATGAAAGAGTATGATGGCTCAGTATATGCAGAAACATCTAAAGCAGCAGTGCTACAGCATATTAATTATGCTAAGCATATGTCCATACCCTGGGGCATATCTGAGTCTCAGTATTATCGATTTGACTTAGACGCCAACTATCAATACAAAGCATTTGGTATACCTAAGTTACGTCTGCAACCGGCTCTCAAAGAGCCTTTAGTAGTAGCGCCATATGCTACATTTCTTGCTCTAGAGTATGCAAGTGAGGAAGCCATGTCGAATCTTAGAAGAATGTCGGATTTGGGTGCTTTTAGTACCTATGGGTATTATGAAGCTATAGACTTTAATGGTCCGGATCCGGAGTACGAGACACCCTATTGTATCGTTCGATCATTTATGGCCCATCATCAAGGTATGAATCTTGTAGCTATTAATAATTTCTTGAACAATGGCATCATGCGTACGAGATTCCATGCAGAAGCTATGGTAAAAGCCACTGAGGTATTACTTGAGGAAAAACGCCAATCCCACTTCATATCTATAGCCAAGAGAGGCTACACGATAAAAATCAGAAAAATGGAATTGGAAGAAGATGTACTTAGCAATCGCTATGTTAACAGTGTTGCACCTGAAATAGCCGTAGTCAGGTATTTTAGCAATAACAACTATTCTCTTATGATCACTTCGGATGGAGATGGCTTTAGCAGTTATAATGATATGATGCTATATAGATGGCGATCAGATCTTTATGCCAATACAGGTAATTACATTTATATCAAAGATATGAATAAAAATTCAGTATGGAGTACAACGTATAATCCTACAAAAAAAGAACCTGAAGATTATGAAGCCATTTTTCACCCCCATAAGGCTGAATTCAAAAGAACAGATGGCGATATAATTACACATACAGAAGTGAGTCTTTCTCCAAATTATAATCTGGAAATTAGAAAAGTGACTTTGACCAATAATGGGAAAGATCTAAAACAACTTGAATTAACAAGTTATATGGAAGTCGTTGGCGATCGTTTTCTTGCGGAACTGAGTCACCCTGCCTTTAATAAGCTTTTTATAGAAAGCGAGTATATCGAAGAACATGGTATTTTCTTATCTAGACGACGAAGTAATAAAGAGGGCAATAATCCATACTTAATGCATATGGTAAAAACCGATGTAAATCTATCAAAGAATGTTGCATATGAGAATGACCGACTAAAATTCATAGGTAGAAACAATACATTAATGAACCCGGTTACCGTTGTAGACAGTATATTACTTTCTAATAGCACAGGATTTTGTAATGATCCCATTATGAGTCTACGGGTAAATATTGCCTTGGCAGAAGGAGAATCAACAAGTGTTTCCTTTATCACGGGTGTGAGTAAAAGCAAAGAAGAGGCTATCGCGATAAGCGATGAATTAAGTATTGATTATAGAATAGATGATATGTTTGAAAAATTCAGACTTCAAAGTGCAATCGAGCTCAAATACTTAGATATTTCTAGAAAACAATTAAATGCATTCCAAGATTTAATTAGCCCTTTATTCTATCCTTCAGGTTATTACAGAGGACCTGCAGAAAATATTAGACGGAATTGGAAAAACCAAAGCTTCTTATGGAAATTTGGCGTATCAGGTGATAATCCAATTATGTTGTTAACGGTAAAATCGATTGAAGCGGCAAGTGTCGTACGAGATGTATTAAAGGCTTATGAATATTTAAGAATCAATCAGGTCAAAGTTGACTTAATTATACTCAGTGAAGCAAAGCATGGTTATATACAAGAACTACATGATTTGTTAAATGATATGACATCCTCACTTAGAATTTATGATGAAAGTAGAGACAGACCCAGTCTTTTCATACTCCACTCGAATCAAGTCATCCCAGCTGAGCTGGATTTACTGTTCACAGTTGCAAGAGTTGTCTTTAATGAAAAAACAGGTATTTACTTTAGAAATATTAAAGAGACATTAAAAGAGATTATTGAAGAAGTTGTAGAAATATAG
- the namA gene encoding NADPH dehydrogenase NamA, which translates to MKALEKYKLGNIELKNRLVMSPMCMYSAKDDGKANDFHFTHYETRAIGGVGLIIVEATAVMPNGRISDQDLGIWNDEQIEGLKEITSRIKKHGARAGIQIAHAGRKSEATKTTPIAPSAIKFSDDYRMPQVLDENQIQQVIQAFVEGAKRAVRAGFDYIEIHGAHGYLNHEFLSQVTNQREDQFGGSLENRCRLLNWIIDQVKAAIPEHVALGLRVSASDYMVGGIDGDEMVRIIDQVKGKLDIIHTSSGGLAPVSMQVYPGYQIRFAEQIKHECQVATIAVGLITSIEMIEEIINNNRCDLIALGRLLLRDPYFPLKMYQQAGILEGIPKAYKRGFY; encoded by the coding sequence ATGAAAGCATTGGAAAAATATAAGCTTGGAAACATTGAACTAAAAAATCGGTTGGTCATGTCGCCAATGTGTATGTACTCAGCAAAAGATGATGGTAAAGCCAATGATTTCCATTTCACCCACTATGAAACCAGAGCCATTGGTGGTGTTGGTTTGATTATTGTAGAGGCTACAGCGGTCATGCCTAATGGCAGAATATCGGATCAAGACCTTGGGATTTGGAACGATGAACAGATCGAAGGACTTAAAGAGATTACATCCAGAATAAAAAAACATGGCGCTCGTGCAGGGATTCAGATTGCTCACGCCGGAAGGAAAAGTGAAGCGACAAAGACAACACCAATCGCACCGAGTGCCATTAAGTTTAGTGATGATTATAGGATGCCACAAGTTCTAGATGAAAACCAAATACAACAAGTTATTCAGGCTTTTGTAGAAGGCGCTAAGAGGGCAGTAAGAGCAGGCTTTGATTATATTGAGATTCATGGTGCTCATGGCTACTTGAATCATGAGTTCCTATCACAGGTAACCAACCAGCGAGAAGATCAATTTGGTGGTAGCTTGGAGAACCGATGTCGACTCCTTAATTGGATAATAGATCAAGTTAAGGCTGCTATTCCTGAGCATGTTGCTCTTGGTCTAAGAGTGTCCGCTTCTGATTATATGGTTGGTGGTATCGATGGTGATGAGATGGTCAGGATTATCGACCAAGTGAAGGGGAAACTAGATATAATACATACAAGTTCCGGTGGTTTGGCGCCTGTTAGTATGCAGGTTTATCCCGGATATCAAATACGTTTTGCTGAGCAAATCAAGCATGAGTGTCAGGTGGCAACGATAGCGGTTGGCTTAATAACCAGTATTGAGATGATTGAAGAAATAATAAATAACAATCGATGCGACCTCATAGCACTAGGAAGACTGTTGCTACGTGATCCTTATTTTCCTTTGAAGATGTATCAACAAGCGGGCATACTAGAAGGGATTCCAAAAGCATATAAAAGAGGTTTTTATTAG